A single genomic interval of Phycisphaerae bacterium harbors:
- a CDS encoding Gfo/Idh/MocA family oxidoreductase, whose amino-acid sequence MVIGDVLLSTANTRRQFLKQSAFSAAGLWLAGRRGIAQSFAANEKLGIAIVGVSGQGAYSVGNLADQAIVALCDVDENRAAETRKRFPKARFYTDFRKMFDASSKDFEAVVVATPDHTHAPATMMALKADKHVYCEKPLTHTVYEARMIAETARKRKRVTQMGTQIHAGDNYRRVVELIQKNTIGPVTEVHVWCPSVWAGGDRPKDTPPVPAGLHWDEWLGPAPVRPYHPAYAPAGWRGYWDFGGGGLADMACHYMDLPTWALDLRHPQVVETEGPPVNDEHAPDQIVVRWEHPARKDKPPVKLTWYGGVDKPAPDIVARIPKWGVGVLFVGEKGMLIADYDRHQLLPEREWTGFKPPEPFIPNSIGHHKEWVEACKKGGPTTCNFDYSGALTEAVLLGNVAYRSGKRIEWDAEKMRIANAPEAEKFLRREYREGWTL is encoded by the coding sequence TTGGTGATCGGAGATGTGCTCTTGTCAACGGCCAACACACGTCGTCAGTTCCTGAAGCAGTCCGCCTTCTCGGCCGCCGGGCTCTGGCTGGCCGGCCGAAGGGGCATAGCCCAGAGTTTCGCGGCCAACGAGAAGCTCGGAATCGCCATCGTCGGTGTTTCAGGCCAGGGGGCATACAGTGTCGGCAACCTGGCCGATCAGGCCATCGTCGCCCTGTGTGACGTGGATGAGAACCGGGCGGCCGAGACTCGCAAGCGGTTTCCCAAGGCCCGGTTTTACACTGACTTCCGCAAGATGTTCGACGCATCGAGCAAGGACTTTGAAGCGGTTGTCGTCGCCACCCCCGACCACACGCACGCCCCGGCCACGATGATGGCTCTCAAGGCCGACAAGCACGTGTATTGCGAGAAGCCGCTGACCCACACCGTCTATGAAGCGCGGATGATCGCCGAAACCGCCAGGAAGCGAAAACGCGTTACCCAGATGGGGACCCAGATCCACGCGGGCGACAATTACCGCCGCGTGGTCGAGTTGATCCAGAAGAACACCATCGGCCCGGTGACCGAGGTCCACGTGTGGTGCCCGTCGGTCTGGGCAGGCGGCGACCGGCCCAAGGACACCCCCCCTGTGCCGGCCGGCCTGCATTGGGACGAGTGGCTGGGACCTGCTCCGGTCCGACCTTATCACCCCGCCTACGCACCGGCCGGGTGGCGAGGCTACTGGGATTTCGGCGGCGGCGGCCTAGCGGACATGGCCTGCCACTACATGGACTTGCCGACTTGGGCGCTGGATCTGCGTCATCCTCAGGTGGTAGAGACGGAAGGGCCGCCGGTCAACGACGAGCATGCTCCGGACCAGATCGTCGTTCGCTGGGAACACCCCGCCCGCAAGGACAAGCCCCCGGTGAAACTGACCTGGTACGGTGGCGTTGACAAACCCGCTCCGGACATTGTGGCCAGGATTCCCAAGTGGGGGGTCGGCGTCCTCTTCGTTGGTGAGAAGGGCATGCTCATCGCCGACTACGACCGTCACCAGCTCTTGCCGGAGCGGGAATGGACCGGCTTCAAGCCACCTGAGCCCTTCATCCCGAACTCGATCGGCCATCACAAGGAGTGGGTTGAGGCCTGCAAGAAGGGCGGGCCGACGACCTGCAACTTCGACTACTCCGGGGCTCTGACCGAGGCCGTCCTGCTTGGCAATGTCGCTTACCGCAGCGGCAAGCGGATCGAGTGGGACGCCGAGAAGATGAGGATTGCCAACGCGCCCGAGGCCGAGAAGTTCCTGCGCCGCGAGTACCGAGAAGGCTGGACGCTGTGA